The Cervus canadensis isolate Bull #8, Minnesota chromosome 5, ASM1932006v1, whole genome shotgun sequence genome contains the following window.
TCCAGCAGGCAGTGTTGGGGTCTGACAGTGAGGCCTGCTTCCCGAAAGACCCACCCCTCCCACGCCCCTGAGGTGTGGTCAGGGCGCCCGGGGGCCTGGCTGTTCCCCTCTGGAGAGGCTGGGCCCAGGGAGGCAGCCACCCCCAGGGTTGCGCACAGGCCCTGTCCAGCCACTCTGGGGGCCCAGCACTGGCCTCGCCTCAGCTCCCGGGAGGCGGTGGGGTGGGTGTTGGCGGTGCCAGGCCCGAGGCCTTCGAGctgtgctgggcactgcagcCCAACCTTCATCCATCCAGCTTGTCTGGCTGGACTCGCTCAGGCCTGGTGGCACTGCTCCCCAGGTGACCAAGGCCCTTCAGGACAAGTGTCTCCACTGCCCCGTCCTCCACAGGGCACGCCCGGCCCCCAGGACCCCCTGGCTCCCTTAGTCTGCGCCCCAGCGCCCCCACCCGTCCTGTCCTGCTCGAGGGCCCCAGTGCTGGTTCTGCTTccagggctcttttttttttggccacaccaagaGTCATCTGGGGGtctcagttccccaatcaggggcTGAACCCGAGCTGTGGCAGGGGCACCCGGAGTCCtgaccgctgggccaccaggagcTCGCTCTAGGACGCCTCCTTACGCCCCAGGGTGGGGCTTCCCGTGGGGTTTGAAGGAGGATGTGGAGGGCCTAGCAGAGCCTGAGTGGTCTGCGGACGCTGAGAGGCCAGCAGGTGTCCCCCTTGGACTCGGCCTGCCGGGGGGCTGTGCTGTGGTCATGGGAAGAGGACTTCCTGCCTGGCACTGGGCTGGGCCTGTCCTCCTCGTCCTAGACCGGGTGAAACCGGCTGGACCGGCCTGGCAGGGTGGCAGGTGGCAGTGCCGGCCCCTGGGCGTGGACACACCTGCCCCGAGTCCCCCTGGACTCAGTTTGTGGATCAGTGTGGTGAAACCCAGCATCTCAAGTCCGTGCCTCACTCATCGGGTGCAGAGGTGTGCCAGGAGCCGCCCCCAGGAGGTGGCCCCGTGCGAGGGTCAGGGAGGGCCCCGGCAACCAGGGCTTGGCTGCAGCCCCCAGTGCGCTGGAGGGCCAGGCGTGGGACAGGCCTTTCCTCCTGCGGCCTGAGTCTGCCTGGCAGGCCCTtaggggaagagggggagggcTGCGGTTAACCTTGACCTTCCACAAGCCGCACCTGCCTGGTGTGTGGGAAGGTCACACAGGGAACAGACTGTGGAGCTGGCCGTGAGTTCTAACTAACAACACAACTAACCCAGAGCTCCAGACGCTTCGTAGTGGTTTCAGAGCTGCCTGCTCCTCAAAGGTGTTCTGCAAATACTGCCGGGTCCAGGCCCAGGCCTCCTGCTTGTCTCAGTCTTGGGGGGAGAGTGGTGACATCAGTCAGCTGCACCCCAGGCCACCCCCTTACCCCGCCACCAAGCTGCTGCAGCCCTCATTCTGACAAACGGAGGCTGGGGCTTGCCTGCTGTGGCCCTCTGGCTTTCCAGGCCGCCGCCTCCCTGACCCCAGGGGCCCAAGTACAGGTGGTACCGCTTCCCGTGGTCTTCCCCCAAGGCCAGGGCAGCCCCCTGCCGCCCTGCCTCAGATGGCCAGGGCACTCCAGGCTGCCCTAACCAGCCCCGTCCATCCTGGGGTCGCCcacctggggctccctgaggccccCAGCACCCAGGGCAGCGAAGCTCCATGCGAGGCCCTGCCCCCGCCCTCCTTGCCTCACAGCTCCATTGTGAGGTCAGCGCCTTCCGCCGAGCCCCGGCCAGAGGTGTGCGGCGGGCCGGGGGCTGGACATGGCCGCCTGTCCCCAGCCCGGCTCCTGCCTTCCCGGTGGCCCCCTCGGCCTCGTGTGTCTGTCCCTTTTGCTCATCCCTGCTGCAGGTGCggcccccccagccccgcccgcaCCATCCAGGCCCAGGGGCCACAGGGACAGGGTTCAGGGGTCAGCCACTGGCAGGTGACGCGGGCCCCTTGGCTGCCCGGGCCGTGTCTCTGCAGCCGGAACCTACTGCGAGTGCAGCCTTGGCCTCAGCCGCGAGGCCCTCATCGCCCTGCTGGTGGTTCTGGCGGGCATCAGCGCTAGCTGCTTCTGCGCCCTCGTCATCGTGGCCGTTGGTGTCATTCGAGCCAAGGGGTGCGTGAGTCCCAGGGCTgactggcggggtgggggggctgtgGGTCAGGCTGTCCCCCTGGGCTCCCGGTCTCACCGCGTGAGGTCAGCAGGGCCTTGGGAAGGACGTCTCCCAGGCTGGGATGGGGAAAGGTGTGTGGGGGCACCTCTGGAGGCAGCCACGTTGGTCACAGACTCACGCCTTACCtttgtcccccccaccccagtgaaACGTGCCCCGCACACATGGACAGCAGGTGAGTGACCCCAGGAGAGGGCCCCGAGGGTGAGCTGGGCCCTGAGGGTGAGCTGGGCCCCGAGGGGAGGGCCCCGAGGGTGAGCTGGGCCCCGAGGGGAGGGCCCCGAGGGTGAGCTGGGTCCCGAGGGTGAGCTGGGCCCCTGGAGGGGGAGGCCGCCTGGGAGGCGGAGGCCTGGGTGGTCGGCGCTACCCGCAGCCGGCCTGAACTGGGCCGTGGTGCGCAGGATGGTGGGGCACTTCGGGGTGCAGGAAGACCGTATGGACCTGCGCACGGTGCATGTGGAGTCCCACCTCATGGACCCCGACATGGCGGTCCCCATGATGCGGCCCCTGGAAGAGCATGGGCTGATGACCATCACCATGGACTCGACCCTGGAGGAGCCGCCCCCCCCGCCTGAGTAGGGCTTCGggcgtggggggaggggaatTAAACAGTATTTAGTTACTCTGTGCTGTCCTCCCTGGGCCCCTCTGGGGGGTGTCTGTGGTGGGGGGGCCCTGCACACACCTGGTCGCCCCCTTTCTCTTCAGTGGGGTGCCTGCTCTAGGCTCGCACTGTCCACCCTCCAGGCAGGGGTCCACACTCTGGGTGTCTGCACTTCCTGCATGCCTCAGCCTGgctcctgcctgcccctgccTGTGGCTTCCTCCAGTGAAGCCCGaaggcccccgcccccaccccaccccgggaAAACGCCAGGACAGGACCTGTGACTCGGCCGAGTCCAGGGAAGCAGCATGTGACCAGAGGACTTGGGCTGatgcccctgccccacccacctgTCTCTTGGAGGTTCCGGGAGAGCCCTTGGGGGacggggggtggaggggggcaggggacTGCCTCTGCTTCCTCAGGGGTGCCGTCCTCCCCCTGGCCCCCACCACATCTCCTGGACCCCAGGCTCAGGGGCCCTTCAGCCGTCCACCATAGGGATGGGGCCGTTCTAGGTGGGGACTGCTGTGTGTGCCCTGGATCACTTGCTGAGTGGAgacggggctgggggggggggggcggtgcgggTGACCAGCAGGACGCACTGGCTCCCACGTTGCGTGTCGCTGCGGTGAGTTCAGCGGGGGGAGAGATTGTGGGGGATAGCGTGGTCCAGTTGCTCAGGCCTCCTGGGGTCGCGGGATGGCGCACCACACAGGTGAGGAAGGGGCGCGGTCTTTACAGCGCTGCTGGCCTGGAGCCAAGTGGAGCCCAGAGCTTCGGGACAGGTGGCTGGCAGTGCTCTGCCTCTGGCTGGCTGCCCAGCCTCCGCCCTAGGCGCGGGACCAGCCGTGGGACAGGAACTGCCTGTGCTCAGGCCGGAGAGTTAACGTTTGTGCGGGAGCCGCAGGGACCGACCCTCTCCGGTAACACGCGGACAGCGGACCTCCACGATTCTCCCCATGCGGAGTCCCTCCTTTCCCTCGtgggggccgccgccgccgctgcagcTGCTACTACTGCTGTTGCCGTGGCCAGTCTGGACCCAGGTGCCCGCCGCAGCCGCCTCCTGGGCAACCCCGGGCGCCCTAGACTGCCCCGAGGCGTGCGTGTGCGCGCCGGGGGGCCAGGCCAACTGCTCGGGGCGCGCGCTGCCCGCCGTGCCAGGGGGCTTGAACTGGCGCGTCCGCGTGCTGCTGCTGAACCACAACCGCGTGTACGCGCTGCCTCCCGGCGCCTTCGCGGACGCCGGCGCGCTGCTCCGCCTGGACCTGCGCGAGAACGGACTGCGCTGGGTGCACGCGCGGGCCTTCTGGGGCCTGGGCGCGCTGGAGCAGCTCGACCTCAGCGCCAACCAGCTAGAGGCGCTGCTGCCCGGCACCTTCGCGCCACTGCGCGCGCTGCGCGCCCTCTCTCTGGCTGAGAACCGGCTGGCGCGCCTAGAGCCCGCGGCGCTGGGCGCGCTCCCGCTGCTGCGCGCGCTCAGCCTGCAAGACAACGACCTGCCTGCGCTCGCGTCCGGGCTCCTGGCGGGCCTGCCGAATCTCAACACGCTGCGCCTGCGCGGCAACCCCTGGACCTGTGGCTGCGCGCTGCGCCCGCTCTGCGCCTGGCTTCGCGGACACCCGCGGCACGCGCCAGGTGAGCCCTCGGGGGCGCGGACGGGCCGGGCGGGCCGCTACCCCCACAACCGTCTGACGCAGCGCCCGTGTCCCGCAGAGGCCGAGACGCTGCTTTGCGTGTCGCCGGGGCGCCTGACGCTCAGCCCCTTGACCGCCTTCCCGGAGGCCGCCTTCAGCCACTGCGCGCGGCCCCTTGCCGCCCGGGATCTGGCCGTGGTCTACGCTCTCGGGCCCGTCTCCTTCCTCGCTAGCCTGGCCGCCTGTCTGGCCCTGGGCTCCGCGTTCACCGCCTGCGGCGCtcgccaccgccgccgccaccgcgccgccgcccgccgccagCAGAGGAGGCAGCCGGATCCTGGCCCCCGCACGGCCTCGCCTGCGGCCACCGCCTCTCAAGCTTGAGAGGCTGCCGCCGCCCTCGAACCTCCCCCTACCCGCTTGCCCCCTCCGCACCCCTGACAGGCGTCAACAAGCGACACAGCTCGAAATTTTCGTGGCATTCCTTTTGGCATCACCACTGCACACACCGGGAGGGGCGGGGGTCGGCGCGCGCCgggcccctggggtggggggcatgggcCGCACGGGGAAGGCGCGCCCGGACGCGGAAGGGCCGGGCCTGCACCGAGCGGGGCTGAGGATAGTTCTGAGCCAGCCAGCGTCTGCGAGGCCCGCCCTGGGCGGCGGGCGGAGGAGGCAAAGAGAAGGCTCAGCCCTCGCAGGGTCCGGAGAAGGTGGGAGGcagcggggggggggcggggggggcccGAGCGCGCCCCAGGGAGGCGCTGCCAGCGGGTGGGGTTCAGGGTCTGCAGTCCAGGAAGGGCAGGGCCAGCTCAGAGGATGGGGTGAAGCGGAGAAGGGGTACAGGCAGgaagggggaggtggggtggaggcCGTGAGGCGCGGGGGCGCGGGAGGGGTGGCCCAGCCAGCCGGGGCCAAGGCCCACCGTGGCTCTGGGAGTGGCCGGGAAGGATGGGGCTCCAGTCTCTGCTCCAAGCCCCTCTGCCGGGCCGAGTCAGCTGCTTCCCCCGCTGCTCAGAGACCCCAGGGCCCTGCCTCTGCCGGAGCGCCCTGCGACCCTGCCCAGCCAGCTCAGCTCTGGCCCGTCCTCAGCGGCTCTCGTCCGAGCCTCAGTCCAGCAGGGGCTGCCCGCCGGCAGCAGGGCGGACGGACGGACGGGAGGCCCGGGGTGGGCAGTCTCTGGCAGGTGGGCTTCCCTCAGGCCTTCCCGAGCAGCAGGACCCCTCAGTGTCCTTGGCCGGGCTAACGGGGCGGGTGGGCGCCTCCGGGCGCCTCACACCACGGTGCTGACCGAGGGATCTGAGAGGTTGAGCGGGCCCGTGATATCAGTGGGATGGTACTGCtgcaaaatagaaatacagacaAGGCGCCCGTTAGCCCGGCCGTCAGGGGCACGCGCGGGGCCGGGACGGGTGGACCGGCCAGCCGGCCGACCGGCGGGCAGGCGGGCGCGgcctgggggaggctggggggcgCTCCTCCCCCGACCCCGTCGTGCTCCGGGACTCTGCGTGGGCCGGGCCGCTGTCCcgtccgtctgtctgtctgtctgcgggggaggggggcagaggagGGCGGGCGGGGCGTCTCAGCTCTCCCTATGACGGGCACACATCTGCAGCTGGCCCTCCTCCCTCTCAACAGCGCGTCGCGGCAGCACTGTGTCTTTTTGGTTTTGCAAAGCGCCGCGTCCACCCCCGGTGCTCTATAAATAAGAACCAACAATCAATACCCGCTGGCCCCGCCGGCCGCCAGGGACCCCAGCCCTGAGCGCCCAGTGCCGCCCTGGCCCAGACCGGCCGCAGGACAGGGGCGGCGCATCTCAGCAGCCGGACTGACCCCACCCCTCCCGACAGAGCCccccacccaggcctccctccgAGCAGGTGCCCAGCCTGAAACGGTGGGGGGCTGGGctgccctcccctgcccagcccccagctgGCAGTGTCCCCAGTCACCCCTGCAGGGCCGGCCAGCCCCAGATGCCACGTGGCACCAGAGCTGGCCTGGAGGGTGGTCCCCGGGGAGGCTCGGGCAAGGAGTCTGCTGGGAGCGTGTCCCGGGAAAGGCATCATGAGGGTCTCTGAGCTGCACCCAGGCCAGTTAAGGGGCTTGTGAGTGGGCTCTGGGCCGGGATTGGGGGTGGGATTCTGCTGCCCTGGAAAAGTGGCCCACTGCCTGCGTGACTCTCCTGACCCTCCTTTCGCCTGCTTGTCCCCAGAGCTCTGTCTGCCGGGCGCCTCCTCCCGGCTGCCCCACCGCTGCTCCTCACTGGCCCACTCAGGCCCCACCCAGTTCCCGGCCCGCACGGCTCCAGGCCTGCGCTCTGAGCCGCAGGAGTGGCGTGGCCAGGCCTCACAGGCCCCTTTGGGGCGGTGGCGGCCTCACCCCGGACCCGGTGGCTCTGCCGCTCCCTGTCTGTCCTGTGTCTGCCCCTCTTCCCTTGCGCTGTGGGTGGGGGCTACAAATCCTGCTTCCACCTGGATCGTAAGACTGTGGGGTGATGCTGCCTGTGAACTGGGGGCTCCTTGTGGATGGGAGGACAAGCCACCCCGAGCCGCAGGGAGGCTGCTGGGCTGAGGGCTGTGCTGGCCCTGGGCGGTCCCTCCTCGCCTGGAGACGCTCCCAGCAGGGCTAGGCCAGTCTTGGGGGCCTGGGGTTCAAGCGCACACACCCGGGGCAGCGACAGGCTGCCCAGGCCGGAGGACAGGGAATCCTTGGCTCAGGCTCTGAAGGGCCTGGGGGTCAGGCACTGAAGCACCCCTCCCCTCCGTGGGGGCCTCCCCTCCCTGAGCCTCGGTGCCCAAGGCTTGCCAGCCACAGCTTTCGGGGCCACCCCCCTCTCCCCGTTCTCAGACCCCCAGGTGCTGCCAGCATGCCTCCCGCAGGGCCCCTGCTCGGCCTGGGGTGGGAGCCGCCGCCTCTGGTCCCACCCGTTCCCCATCTGACGGCCCCTGTGGCCAGGGTCCTGTGCCAACTCCAGGCCCCAGCCGTCCACCCAGATGGAGCCGGGCCCGGCCCCCCAGCCCCGGCCCACACAGAGACCACATGAAGGGGATGCAACAGGCATGGCTCTGGTGAGACACGAGAGACAGGCGTCTGGGTGGCGGGGCTGGCGGCCAGACAGATGGACGGATGGGACATCACAGGCACCCCTCCACGGACGTCGCAGGGAGGGAGCGAGGGCAGTGGGCCTCTCCCTGGAAGAGGCTGGAGGGACGGACGTGACAGAGGAGTGTGGCCTCCTGATGGCTGAGGAGCCCGGGACGGGGTGGCCCCGGGCACCCAGGGCTGCGGGCACAGCCCCGAGCAGGGAGACTGACCGGCGACAGGACACGGCTTCAAGATGGCGCATGGCGTCATGGCATGGGGGGCAGACTAACGCAGAGACACACGGGGAAGAGGACCCGGCGTGGGCCCACGGGACAGAGGACCGACAGAGAGAGGtccagagtcagagagagaggccCTAGTGTGCTGGGCGGGCAGCGGTGAGGGCAGAAGGGCCACGGCGGGCGGAGGCGGGTGGTGGGATGGCAAGGACAGGGCGAGGGCGGGCCTGATGCACGGGACACAGACACGGGGGCGAGGAGAGAGTCGGACACGTGGGACGGGGCGCTCTTCCCCTTACCGTGTCTTTGGAGGACCTACGTCTCTTGAAGCTGGAAGCCAGGGTGGAGGTGATAGCCCTAAAAGTGGCTTTCTTTTTAGGGTCGGGTTCTGCTCTACCACTCTTTCTATCCTAAAATGAATATGTATAAGTGATTAGACTGCTGAGGGTGGCGGCCACACCTGCCCTCGCCTGCTCCTGGGGGCTGCTGCCCAGCCTGGCTGGCCACTCGGGCCCTCgttcctgcctgcctccctgtgcTGGACGGACCAGCCGCCGGCCCCACACTCGCAGGCGGCCTCTGCTGCTGCCGGGGTCTCCGGCCTGACCTTCCTTGTGCTGGGACTGGGTtcggggaggcggggtggggtcCTCAGCTGGCTCTTTTCCAGGAAGGCCCGCCTGGTTCCCTGGCTCCAAGGTGCCCCTGGTGTATGGGTGCCCCAAGGAGGAGGAGCCCCCTAAACACTGGGTGAGTTGCCCCCACAGACCCCACCAGCCACTCTGACCCCAGAGGAAGCGCACCGAGATTTAGGAAGGGGCTGAGGGGGCCAAAGGCAGGTGGCGAGATGGATTGGGGtgacagagagacagaggcagcTCCTGGGACCCTGGCCTTGGGTCTGATGGCCAGGGTGGGCCCTGTGCCCACCACTGGGAGCAGCGGCCAGTTCCCAAGAGCAAGAGTGGTTAGATGAGAGGTGTGGGGACACTGGCGACCCCGTTGCCCCGGCCCTCCCTCTCTATAACACCGGCTTCCTCCCAGGACACAGGCTCTGGGGAGGCacccagagaaagagaagagatggggcagcctggggcagggctgtggggcACGAGCCTGGCGGCCCAGGTGGGCTGTAAGCAGCCCGTCCCCTGCTGCCGGCAAAGCCCCACGGGCGCAGCCCGGGGTGCCCGTCAGGACCAGCTGACCAGCTCAGACTGCCGTTACATGGAGCACAGACACAGCACGGTGGCCGGGAACCAGGTCCTTGGAGGGGCATGGGGCGGCGAGGGATGGCGGACTGCGCCTTGGACTCACATGCTACACCCAGCTGGGTCCCTGTCTTACCCTGCCTCAGTCTGCCTTCCTATGGAATGGGCCTCGGTGGGCGACTCTGGAGACAGAGGGGCCAGGTGGACGCTTGGAGCCCGGCTTCACAGAGGCGGCCACCCACAAGCGGCCCCCAGTACTGCGGCCTTGGCTGTGGCTCCCAGATCCAGTCCTTGCCACTCGGGCTCCTGGGAGCCAGAGCCAGCGCTTCCGCCTGCGGGGATGGAggagggccgggccgggccgggccgtgGGCACCAGGCCTCGGAGGGCGGCCTGCCCTACCTGCAGGTTCTTCCTCCACACGTTCACCGCCGCGAACGCCAGCTGCATCTGCTTCCGCCGGGCGTCCTTGTGCCGTTTGTAGGCGATCTCGATGaagatcaggaagatcccggCCACGATGCCCCCAGCCACCAGCATGAAGACCCCTGGGGGTGACACCCAGTGCCTCAGCTGTGGCTGCTACGGCTGCGGCCCCCTGGGGCGCCCATCCAGGGTCAGCAGGGGACTGACGGGGGGAGGGGGCCCACCTGCCATATTCTCGAAGGTGAGGGTAGCAGGGGCGTTGCTACGCGAATCGCACTCCTGGTACCGAACCCACGTCTTGTCCAGGTCTTCCATGAAGCCGTTCTCGTGGGACCTGGGTGGGCGGGGCGTGTGAGCCCGGGCGGGGCTCGCGGGGCGAGGCGGGGCCGAGAGGGGGCGGATGAGGCCGGCTCACTTGAGGATGGACAGGGAGACGTTCTGCTTCCAGGGGCTGTCTTTGCGCATGCCGATGCCAAAGCCCGAGCGGAAGAAGAGCTCGCCCGTGGTCACCAGGTCGCACTTCTGCGAGGCCTCGAACTCCAGCACCGCCGAGTCCCAGATGAAGGCGTGCAGCTTGCTGCGGGCAGGGGCGGGGTCACGGGGGCCACGCTTCCAGGTGGCCCTGGCTCCCCGCGAGCCTTCCTCCTGCCAGCTGGGGACCCGCCGTCTGTCCCCTCCCCGTGGCTCCCACACGGCCGGGACACTGACTGTGGATGTGGACTCCCCCAGCTCGTCCAGCCCGCCGTTCACTcgcgcccccccctccccgccctcaATCGTCGCCCAAGGTCTGGGTGGCCCCGCCCTCACTCGTCCCGCACGGCCCGGATGGCTCCGCCCCGCCCTCACTGGCCCCGCCTCCTCGTCACACACGGCCTGGATGGCCCCGCCctcgcgccccgccccgccccctcactGCCCCGCCTCGCCCCTCATTTGTCGCG
Protein-coding sequences here:
- the TMEM210 gene encoding transmembrane protein 210; its protein translation is MAACPQPGSCLPGGPLGLVCLSLLLIPAAAGTYCECSLGLSREALIALLVVLAGISASCFCALVIVAVGVIRAKGETCPAHMDSRMVGHFGVQEDRMDLRTVHVESHLMDPDMAVPMMRPLEEHGLMTITMDSTLEEPPPPPE
- the LRRC26 gene encoding leucine-rich repeat-containing protein 26, with the protein product MRSPSFPSWGPPPPLQLLLLLLPWPVWTQVPAAAASWATPGALDCPEACVCAPGGQANCSGRALPAVPGGLNWRVRVLLLNHNRVYALPPGAFADAGALLRLDLRENGLRWVHARAFWGLGALEQLDLSANQLEALLPGTFAPLRALRALSLAENRLARLEPAALGALPLLRALSLQDNDLPALASGLLAGLPNLNTLRLRGNPWTCGCALRPLCAWLRGHPRHAPEAETLLCVSPGRLTLSPLTAFPEAAFSHCARPLAARDLAVVYALGPVSFLASLAACLALGSAFTACGARHRRRHRAAARRQQRRQPDPGPRTASPAATASQA